TCAGGACATAGTAAAATTTGCATGTCATGCAGGTCAAGTCGATATTCACCACCTACACATTCCATGCAGgccacgtcttacattatgggacggagggagtaggtattTAACGACATAACTAACAATATATAAGATCCTGAATTACAAATAGATGTGTATTCTAAAAGAACAGGCACAACATCTTCTCTGCAATTAGCTTTGCCCACATGATGCAGGCAAGGCATAACAAGTGCAAAAGGGTTTGTTGATTAAGTTTTGGTACCATATCGCACTTCAGTTCTGAATTCAAACTACCAGTGGAAAAATATGGGCACAAGCACCgttaaaataaataaatactcccactgatccatattaattgtcattgatttagtacaaagttatgGGTCAGAGGGAGTAACACATTCCTTGAGAGAATAAAGCTGTAAGCTCAAGAGAATTAGAGCATTGTGCAACTGTTTGTATCATCTGTTCATCAGCAAAAAAGTTCTTGTTCTGTTCCTTTTGGTCTTGTGTTGCTCATCCTTATAAGTAGCATTGGGAGCTACTCATGCTTGGGAGGTTTCACAACTTGTGCTCAACACAATCAGCTAAAGTAGCAAATGATTAGCCAATGAATTGCCAGATTATTGCGACACATTTGCATTGCAATGACCAATATTTTCCGTATCTTGACCGAAACGTTAGAAATAAAATatataattgaagcacaaaggtcaTCCAGAAATATATTTAAGCACCAGAATGCACTGCAACAACACATCTGAACATCCGCAGCAGCAACACCCCACTACTATTCACATTTACAGAACCAACATATGACAAGAAACAAGGGCTAGACTGTAGTGTAGCAAGCTGGGATGGCAGCAATCGTCCACAGCGCATACATTTTTTTCTTCCTCCTGTGGCTTCCGCGGCCATCCATGGCGGCCGTCTCTCCACGGCCAAGCGTCCTATGATGAGCAGCACGACGTGCTGCTCACCATCCTCTCGGCCGGTCTCTGCGAGAGCACCATCCCCGCCTGCGGGTTCTGCGTCTGCTGCCCCGCGAGCAGTCTCTTGGCTGAAACCGTTGCCAAACAGAGCAGTGCTTAGACATTAATTAGCAGGAAAAGGGAACAGAGAAATTTCTTTTGTAGTATGTAATAACAACCGGCCATCCCACAGTGAAGTGATCTATAGTATCTAGTACTCACCGAGCTCATAGAACACGTCGTTCACATTGATTGCTGTTTTGGCAGACGTTTCAATGAAGAAGAGCCCATTCTCTTGTGCGTAAGTCGTCGCTTCCTGCACCGCCAACAAGAGTTTAGCTTTGGATAAATCATTCAAACAACATAGTAGTAGTACAGGCTGTATCATTGTGCCGTTCTCGATCCGACAGTACCAACATGTTTCTCTCTCACACAGAAAAATGGCATCTCTGTCGTAATAAAACACTACTGGAACCAAACAAGCTGCACATGATGTAACTGGACAAGGTGCAGTATTTGAAATGCAatatgcttactatgctgattgcgGAAAGTAACTGGGAGGAAATAAAATAAGCATCATCAATCTATGCTGATGACAAATCCCCCAAGCAAAATGCATGTATGTAACGTCAAAAGTGAGATCCAAGAAGCAGAATTACATACTTCCACTGGCACCTGCCTTGCCTCCAACATATCAGCCTTGTTCCCAGCAAGAGCCATTACTGTGTTTGGATTTCCTGCATGGAAAAAGCATCGAGAATTAAAAACTATATCTGCCAGCTTATTTACACAAAATGCTCAAAGACATCCTCTCTAGCAATGCCCACCATTACAACTCACAAGGTCAGTTTTCTTGAACAAATAGCAGCCACATAAATAATTCTATGGCTTCAAATGAAGAAAAAACATCATAAAGGGGTAAAATGGATTACCTTGTGCTTGAAGTTCTTGAACCCATTTCTTTGCACGTGTAAAAGAGGCCTGTGAGGTAGAAACAATAATGTTATAATCACCTGGACTAAATAACTATCCACCTACTTTTACACAACAGTTACATTCTTTAGATAAGTAGCACATGAGAATGGGTTAAAACTTGTTTGTGATACAAATCAGGATTTATTCATATCTGCATGATGCAAAGCAGGACATATTATTTTTTTGCGTGTGTGCAGGTCAAGTCGATATTCACAAGCTATGCATTGCGAGTGAGTGCATATCACCTAATAAACAAGGTATTTTAATGAGAT
Above is a window of Triticum dicoccoides isolate Atlit2015 ecotype Zavitan chromosome 5B, WEW_v2.0, whole genome shotgun sequence DNA encoding:
- the LOC119307072 gene encoding ras-related protein Rab5A-like, whose product is MAANAGAGAGGSKIRNAKLVLLGDVGTGKSSLVLRFVKGQFVEFQESTIGAAFFSQTLAVSDETVKFEIWDTAGQERYHSLAPMYYRGAAAAIIVYDITNAASFTRAKKWVQELQAQGNPNTVMALAGNKADMLEARQVPVEEATTYAQENGLFFIETSAKTAINVNDVFYELAKRLLAGQQTQNPQAGMVLSQRPAERMVSSTSCCSS